The following proteins are co-located in the Desulfobacterales bacterium genome:
- the larB gene encoding nickel pincer cofactor biosynthesis protein LarB: MTPESLKKMLNAVAGGQTSVEEAAESLKHLSIENIEYAHIDHHRTLRKGFPEVIFGHGKTAAQIIGIMEKMARQDEIILVTRLDAEKAEAVNKIFPDADYHPDAQMLVLSRKEVPITGNGAILVMSAGTSDIPVAKEAFLTARAMGNIVDTVFDVGVAGIHRLFSYKEKIEAADIFIVVAGMEGALPSVVAGLVSGPVIAVPTSIGYGASFNGLTALFSMLNSCSSNVSVVNIDNGFGAGYVASAINHISARPHLKKE, translated from the coding sequence ATGACCCCTGAATCGTTAAAAAAAATGCTCAATGCGGTGGCCGGCGGACAGACTTCTGTTGAGGAGGCGGCCGAGTCGCTTAAGCACTTAAGTATTGAAAATATCGAATATGCCCATATTGATCATCACCGAACGCTCCGTAAAGGGTTTCCGGAGGTTATTTTCGGACACGGCAAAACCGCGGCGCAGATCATCGGCATCATGGAAAAAATGGCGCGCCAGGATGAAATCATTCTGGTCACAAGGCTTGATGCGGAAAAGGCAGAAGCGGTCAATAAAATATTTCCGGATGCCGATTACCATCCGGATGCACAAATGCTCGTTCTTTCCCGCAAGGAAGTGCCGATCACAGGAAACGGTGCCATTCTGGTGATGTCGGCCGGTACCTCGGACATCCCGGTGGCCAAGGAAGCCTTTCTTACTGCCCGGGCCATGGGAAATATTGTAGACACCGTATTTGACGTGGGGGTCGCCGGCATTCACCGGCTGTTCAGTTACAAAGAAAAAATCGAGGCCGCGGATATTTTTATTGTGGTCGCCGGCATGGAGGGGGCGCTGCCAAGTGTTGTGGCCGGTCTTGTATCGGGGCCCGTGATTGCGGTGCCGACCAGCATCGGCTACGGGGCGAGCTTTAACGGGCTTACCGCCCTTTTTTCAATGCTTAACAGCTGCAGCTCAAATGTATCGGTCGTAAACATTGACAATGGGTTTGGCGCCGGGTATGTGGCTTCCGCCATCAATCATATATCAGCCAGGCCGCATTTAAAAAAGGAATAG
- the guaA gene encoding glutamine-hydrolyzing GMP synthase produces the protein MVIVIDFGSQYNQLIARRVRECRVYCQIEPPFADIETIKALNPQGIILSGGPASIYETNSPKIDPAIFDLGIPVLGICYGMQFMIHALGGTVEKAGKREYGFAELNIKEASGLFENIENNTSCWMSHGDAIVGLPPDFTVTASTANTDFAAVANPKQNLYGLQFHPEVHHTPKGKQMLKNFIVRICGCKQNWTMKAFARDAISTIRESVDDKKVILGLSGGVDSSVAALLIHKAIGKHLTCIFVDNGLLRLNEGERLKKLLKQHLDINIRFVNARKPFLSALAGVKDPEKKRKIIGKVFMDVFENEAKKIEGAEFLAQGTLYPDVIESRSAFGGPTSIIKSHHNVGGLPKKMKLKLVEPLQYLFKDEVRKLGKTIGLPEELVWRQPFPGPGLAVRIIGEITQRRLSILRKADAILLEEIKASGYYKRLWQSFAVLLPIKSVGVMGDKRTYENIISIRAVTSKDAMTADWARLPYKLLGRISNRIINEVGGVNRVAYDISSKPPSTIEWE, from the coding sequence ATGGTCATTGTTATCGATTTCGGGTCTCAATACAATCAGCTAATCGCCCGCCGTGTTCGCGAATGCCGCGTATACTGCCAGATTGAACCGCCATTTGCGGATATTGAGACCATTAAAGCGCTAAATCCACAAGGCATTATCCTCTCCGGCGGCCCGGCGAGCATATATGAGACTAACAGCCCGAAAATCGATCCGGCCATATTTGATCTGGGCATTCCGGTCTTAGGGATCTGCTATGGCATGCAGTTTATGATCCATGCCCTGGGAGGCACAGTGGAAAAGGCGGGCAAGCGCGAATACGGTTTTGCCGAATTAAACATAAAGGAGGCATCCGGGCTTTTTGAAAATATCGAAAATAACACCTCCTGCTGGATGAGCCACGGGGATGCCATTGTCGGGCTTCCCCCCGATTTTACGGTCACCGCATCCACGGCCAACACCGATTTTGCCGCGGTGGCCAATCCCAAACAAAATCTCTATGGCCTGCAATTTCATCCGGAAGTCCATCATACGCCCAAAGGCAAACAGATGCTCAAAAACTTTATTGTGAGGATCTGCGGCTGCAAGCAGAACTGGACCATGAAAGCCTTTGCCCGGGATGCCATCTCCACCATCCGCGAATCGGTGGACGACAAAAAGGTGATTCTGGGCTTAAGCGGCGGTGTGGATTCATCGGTTGCCGCCCTTTTAATCCACAAAGCCATCGGCAAGCACCTCACCTGTATATTTGTGGATAACGGGCTGCTTCGCCTAAACGAAGGCGAGCGGTTAAAAAAACTGCTTAAGCAGCACCTGGACATCAACATCCGGTTTGTTAATGCCCGGAAGCCGTTTTTATCCGCTCTGGCCGGTGTGAAGGATCCTGAGAAAAAGCGCAAAATTATCGGCAAAGTTTTCATGGACGTATTTGAGAATGAGGCCAAAAAAATTGAGGGCGCGGAATTTCTGGCCCAGGGCACCCTTTATCCGGATGTCATTGAATCACGCTCCGCCTTTGGCGGCCCCACTTCGATCATTAAATCCCATCATAATGTAGGGGGGCTTCCCAAAAAAATGAAGCTTAAACTGGTGGAGCCGCTGCAATACCTGTTTAAAGATGAGGTGCGCAAACTCGGTAAAACCATCGGACTGCCGGAAGAGCTGGTCTGGCGTCAGCCCTTTCCCGGGCCCGGTCTGGCCGTTCGGATCATCGGGGAAATCACCCAGCGGCGCTTGTCCATATTGAGAAAGGCGGATGCCATTCTGCTGGAGGAAATCAAAGCCAGCGGCTATTACAAGCGCCTCTGGCAGTCGTTTGCTGTACTGCTCCCGATTAAAAGTGTGGGCGTCATGGGCGATAAGCGGACCTATGAAAATATTATCTCCATCCGGGCGGTGACCAGCAAGGACGCCATGACCGCGGACTGGGCGAGGCTGCCGTATAAACTGCTGGGCCGCATCTCAAACCGCATTATCAATGAGGTCGGCGGGGTCAACCGGGTGGCCTATGACATTAGTTCCAAACCCCCCAGCACAATTGAATGGGAATAA
- the efp gene encoding elongation factor P yields the protein MYECGDLRKGLKIEIDGEPHVIADFQFVKPGKGQALYKCRLKNMLTGAQFDRTYRSGEKFKPANLEEQEMEFLYFDGEQYCFMNTSSFEQEFLTADQVGETAAKLLKENTKCDVLLFDGRPIGISLPNFIDLRITRADPWVKGDTASGSSKPATLETGYVVQVPPFIEEGEKVRIDTRTGQYVERVKE from the coding sequence ATGTATGAATGCGGCGACCTTCGCAAAGGACTGAAAATCGAAATTGATGGGGAACCCCATGTGATTGCGGATTTCCAGTTTGTCAAGCCCGGCAAAGGCCAGGCGCTTTATAAGTGCCGGCTGAAAAATATGCTGACCGGCGCCCAGTTTGACCGGACGTATCGGTCGGGCGAGAAGTTCAAGCCCGCCAATCTGGAAGAGCAGGAAATGGAGTTTCTCTATTTTGACGGCGAACAGTACTGCTTTATGAACACCTCCTCCTTTGAACAGGAATTTTTGACCGCGGATCAGGTGGGTGAGACCGCGGCCAAGCTGTTAAAAGAAAATACCAAATGCGATGTGCTGCTGTTTGACGGCAGACCCATCGGGATTTCACTCCCCAATTTTATCGACCTCCGGATCACCAGGGCCGACCCCTGGGTGAAAGGGGATACAGCATCCGGCAGCTCCAAACCCGCCACCCTTGAGACCGGATACGTGGTCCAGGTCCCGCCGTTTATCGAGGAAGGTGAAAAAGTCCGCATTGATACCCGGACCGGGCAGTATGTGGAACGGGTGAAGGAATAG
- a CDS encoding TetR/AcrR family transcriptional regulator, translating into MLNAAIKVFAEQGFYKATISQVAREAGVADGTIYIYFKNKADILNNFFSHKTRLVFQRFRETVEQAENAEDKLRNLIRRHLSEFQRDRNMAVVFQREALQARYIADEYIKDITKMYLDIVGEIIVQGQKEGTIRKNFQIGLGKRFILGAVNEVINTWVTTGGKYDLVSMADPLVDLYLQGIGQKIQTRH; encoded by the coding sequence ATATTAAATGCCGCCATCAAGGTGTTTGCCGAGCAGGGGTTTTATAAGGCCACCATTTCCCAGGTTGCCCGCGAGGCCGGCGTCGCTGACGGGACCATCTATATCTATTTCAAAAATAAAGCGGACATCCTGAATAATTTTTTCAGCCATAAGACCCGTCTGGTGTTTCAGCGCTTCCGGGAAACGGTGGAGCAGGCGGAAAACGCCGAGGATAAGCTAAGAAATTTGATCCGCCGGCATTTGTCCGAATTCCAGCGGGATCGGAACATGGCCGTGGTCTTTCAGCGGGAAGCCCTTCAGGCCCGCTACATTGCGGATGAGTATATAAAGGACATCACCAAGATGTATCTGGACATTGTGGGCGAAATCATCGTCCAGGGCCAGAAGGAGGGGACGATCCGGAAAAATTTTCAGATCGGACTCGGCAAACGCTTCATTCTGGGCGCGGTCAACGAGGTGATCAATACCTGGGTCACCACCGGCGGAAAGTATGATCTGGTATCCATGGCAGATCCCCTGGTGGATCTCTATTTGCAGGGGATCGGTCAAAAAATACAGACAAGGCATTAA
- a CDS encoding acyl-CoA dehydrogenase — translation MAQSINDRRDVDFVLHEQLNVDQFSKHERYAEFNKKTVDLVISEARNLAIKEILPSRKEGDEQGCTFENGKVTIPEVLRRPFELLCEGEWTAMPEDPDYGGQGMPRSVAMAASEYFNGANYAFMMYAGLTHGAGKLVEAFGTDEQKKLYLKNLFTCKWGGTMLLTEPNAGSDVGALETKAVPNGDGTYAITGQKIFISSGEHDLTENIVHPVLARIEGAPAGTKGISLFLVPKYRVNDDGSLGEFNDVTCVGIEEKMGIHANSTCTLNLGDKGNCIGTLLGEENKGMRAMFLMMNEARLLVGMQGFACATASYINAVNYAKERVQGRHLLKMMEKDAPAVTIINHPDVRRMLLSMKAYVEGMRSLLYYVAFCEDKANTTDDEAEAEKYLGLIDLLIPIAKGYVTDRSFDVCNWGMQVYGGYGYISEYPQEQLMRDCRITQIYEGTNGIQAMDLLGRKLGMKKGKLVMDLMGEVNNTINWAKGIEGLEDMAAKVEEALNKLGEAAMHMGKTAMSEKVLQAFGFAYPFMEACGDVVLSWMLLWRAVAAKEALAKAKKKDVPFYEGQIKSLEFMAYTVLPSALGKMNAILGTNGAVVEIDEASFIG, via the coding sequence ATGGCACAATCAATTAATGACCGAAGGGATGTCGATTTTGTCCTTCACGAGCAACTGAACGTGGATCAATTCAGCAAGCATGAACGCTACGCCGAGTTTAACAAGAAAACGGTGGATCTGGTTATTTCCGAGGCCCGCAACCTGGCCATCAAGGAAATACTGCCCAGCCGAAAAGAAGGCGATGAGCAGGGCTGCACCTTTGAGAATGGGAAAGTCACGATACCGGAAGTGCTGAGGCGGCCGTTTGAATTGCTTTGCGAGGGGGAGTGGACCGCAATGCCTGAAGATCCGGATTACGGCGGGCAGGGGATGCCCCGGTCGGTTGCCATGGCAGCGTCCGAGTATTTCAACGGCGCTAACTATGCTTTTATGATGTATGCCGGCCTGACCCATGGGGCGGGTAAACTGGTTGAAGCATTCGGCACGGATGAGCAGAAAAAACTCTATTTGAAGAATCTGTTCACCTGCAAATGGGGCGGCACCATGCTTCTTACCGAGCCCAATGCCGGCTCCGACGTCGGCGCACTGGAAACCAAGGCGGTGCCCAACGGCGACGGCACCTACGCCATAACCGGCCAGAAGATTTTTATCTCCAGTGGTGAGCATGACTTGACAGAAAATATTGTGCACCCGGTCCTTGCCCGGATCGAGGGCGCGCCTGCCGGCACCAAGGGGATTTCCCTGTTTCTGGTCCCCAAATACCGGGTCAATGACGACGGCAGCCTGGGCGAATTCAACGATGTGACCTGCGTGGGCATTGAAGAGAAAATGGGCATCCATGCCAATTCTACCTGTACGTTGAACCTGGGCGATAAGGGCAACTGCATCGGAACGCTGTTGGGCGAAGAGAACAAAGGCATGCGGGCCATGTTCCTGATGATGAACGAAGCCCGGCTGCTGGTTGGCATGCAGGGATTCGCCTGCGCGACCGCCTCCTATATCAATGCGGTGAATTATGCCAAAGAGCGCGTTCAGGGCCGGCATCTCCTGAAAATGATGGAAAAGGACGCCCCGGCGGTCACCATTATCAACCACCCCGATGTCCGGCGGATGCTGCTTTCCATGAAAGCCTACGTGGAAGGCATGAGAAGCCTGCTCTACTATGTGGCCTTTTGTGAGGACAAAGCCAATACCACCGATGACGAAGCGGAAGCCGAAAAATATCTCGGCCTGATTGATCTGCTGATTCCGATTGCCAAGGGCTATGTCACCGACCGGTCATTTGACGTGTGCAACTGGGGCATGCAGGTCTATGGCGGCTACGGCTACATCAGCGAATATCCGCAGGAGCAGCTCATGCGGGACTGCCGCATCACCCAGATTTACGAGGGAACCAACGGCATCCAGGCGATGGATCTGCTCGGCCGGAAGCTGGGAATGAAAAAAGGCAAGCTGGTCATGGATCTGATGGGCGAGGTCAATAATACCATCAACTGGGCTAAGGGCATTGAGGGCCTGGAAGATATGGCGGCCAAGGTTGAAGAAGCCTTGAACAAGCTGGGTGAAGCGGCCATGCATATGGGCAAAACCGCCATGTCTGAAAAAGTTCTGCAGGCCTTTGGCTTTGCCTATCCGTTCATGGAAGCCTGCGGCGACGTGGTGCTTTCCTGGATGTTGCTGTGGCGGGCCGTGGCTGCCAAGGAAGCCCTGGCCAAGGCCAAGAAAAAGGATGTGCCCTTTTACGAGGGCCAGATTAAAAGCCTTGAGTTCATGGCTTACACCGTGCTGCCAAGCGCGCTGGGCAAAATGAATGCGATTCTGGGAACCAACGGCGCGGTTGTTGAAATTGATGAAGCCTCCTTTATCGGATAA
- a CDS encoding (Fe-S)-binding protein, which produces MEPLLQSPASFDIFGIPTVIFSVLIPVVAVALFAYIIAKRLAPIVKARPDHRFDRPAERIKNILKIWLAQWRQPRYMMAGVIHIIIFFGFLILSIRSTELVIKGISADFVFPGLNTFLGDIYYALKDYAATAVFFAVIIAAIRRGIFKPERYQYTKAYPHDHTWEAMLVLFFIAALMVSESLFEAAHVAAQIQVGVTPDFLAPATLGWFFKSLLVDESQAMLQNVHILSYYVHDIVFFTFLCFLPLGKHFHVITSIFNVFFMRLEKGNIRPVRYGVSEAELDDLESFGVKKYEDFTWKDILDFYTCADCGRCSDNCPANTVGRPLSPRFISLKGRDYAFSHYPLMGEFAAGGGALIGDIYSEDEIWSCTTCGACEQECPLGIEYINKIVDLRRGMVDEGNVPQSLQKPLQSLEKRGNPYGKLEKKRADWTKDIEDCEIKILEKGETAGILYFVDSCTSYDDRMQSVAQANARILCAAGIDFGVLGKAEKDSGNEIKRFGEEMLFQDIKAQNTEAIQNAGVKRIVTGDPHAYNALKNEYTDLPAVEHISQTVLKGVKSGKLKLSGVTEEEKDKVFVYHDPCYLGRHNEMYEDPRAAIDCIPGIKRAEMLRSRDRSFCCGGGGLMLFYEPTEDERMGVRRVKMAQKAGAHVIVTACPFCLTNLEDGIKVAGLEGKMEAIDLGELIANHIIK; this is translated from the coding sequence ATGGAACCATTACTGCAGTCACCGGCAAGTTTTGATATTTTCGGCATCCCCACCGTGATATTTTCTGTGCTGATACCGGTGGTGGCTGTCGCTCTGTTTGCTTATATTATCGCCAAGCGATTGGCGCCGATCGTGAAGGCCCGGCCGGACCATCGATTTGACCGTCCGGCGGAGCGGATCAAAAATATTCTTAAAATCTGGCTGGCGCAATGGCGGCAGCCCCGATACATGATGGCCGGGGTTATACATATCATCATTTTCTTTGGCTTTCTGATTCTCTCCATCCGGTCAACAGAACTGGTGATCAAAGGAATTTCCGCGGATTTCGTATTCCCCGGGTTAAACACATTTCTGGGCGATATCTACTACGCGCTAAAAGATTATGCGGCCACCGCGGTATTCTTTGCCGTGATTATCGCCGCCATCCGGCGGGGCATCTTCAAGCCCGAACGCTATCAGTACACCAAGGCCTATCCCCATGACCACACATGGGAGGCCATGCTGGTGCTCTTTTTTATCGCCGCCCTGATGGTCTCGGAGAGCCTGTTTGAGGCCGCGCATGTGGCCGCACAGATTCAGGTTGGCGTCACGCCTGATTTTCTGGCCCCAGCCACATTGGGCTGGTTCTTTAAAAGCCTGCTTGTGGATGAATCCCAGGCCATGCTGCAGAATGTGCATATCCTCTCTTATTACGTCCACGATATTGTATTCTTCACATTTTTGTGTTTTCTTCCCCTGGGCAAGCACTTCCATGTTATTACCTCGATTTTCAATGTCTTCTTCATGCGCCTGGAAAAAGGCAATATCCGGCCGGTCCGCTACGGGGTCAGCGAAGCGGAACTGGATGATCTGGAATCATTTGGGGTTAAAAAGTATGAGGATTTTACCTGGAAGGATATCCTGGATTTTTATACCTGCGCGGACTGCGGCCGGTGCTCGGACAACTGCCCGGCCAACACGGTGGGGCGGCCGCTCTCGCCGCGGTTTATTTCTCTTAAAGGAAGAGACTATGCATTCTCCCATTATCCGCTGATGGGGGAATTCGCCGCTGGTGGCGGAGCGCTGATCGGCGATATTTACAGTGAGGATGAAATCTGGTCCTGCACCACCTGCGGGGCGTGCGAGCAGGAATGTCCGCTGGGAATCGAATATATCAACAAGATTGTGGACCTGCGCCGCGGGATGGTGGATGAGGGCAATGTGCCCCAGTCCCTGCAAAAGCCGCTTCAATCCCTTGAAAAACGCGGCAATCCCTATGGGAAGCTTGAGAAAAAGCGGGCAGACTGGACCAAGGATATCGAGGACTGTGAAATAAAAATTCTCGAGAAAGGTGAAACTGCTGGAATCCTTTATTTTGTTGACTCCTGTACTTCCTATGACGACCGGATGCAGTCCGTGGCCCAGGCCAATGCCAGGATTCTCTGCGCCGCAGGGATTGACTTCGGGGTTTTGGGCAAAGCGGAAAAAGACTCCGGCAATGAAATCAAGCGGTTTGGCGAGGAAATGCTCTTTCAGGACATCAAAGCCCAGAACACCGAGGCGATTCAAAATGCCGGCGTCAAACGGATCGTTACCGGTGATCCACACGCTTATAACGCATTGAAAAATGAATATACCGATCTGCCGGCGGTGGAACATATCAGCCAGACGGTGCTGAAAGGGGTTAAATCAGGCAAACTCAAGCTCTCCGGCGTTACGGAAGAGGAAAAGGACAAGGTGTTTGTCTATCATGATCCCTGTTACCTGGGGCGCCATAACGAGATGTATGAAGACCCGCGGGCGGCGATTGACTGTATCCCCGGCATTAAGCGGGCGGAAATGCTGAGAAGCCGGGATCGTTCATTCTGCTGCGGCGGCGGGGGGCTGATGCTCTTTTACGAACCCACGGAAGATGAGCGCATGGGGGTCAGGCGCGTGAAAATGGCCCAGAAGGCGGGCGCCCATGTGATCGTTACCGCCTGTCCGTTCTGCCTGACCAACCTGGAGGACGGCATCAAGGTGGCCGGCCTGGAAGGCAAAATGGAGGCGATTGATCTGGGTGAACTGATCGCCAACCATATTATTAAATAA
- a CDS encoding electron transfer flavoprotein subunit beta/FixA family protein: MEILVCVKRVPDTAENEIEINSEGNDIERDDLVYSVNEWDNYAVEEAIQIVDKVGGSVTVVTVGDEESEEVLRREMAMGAQNGLLLTDDAFEGSDGRGIASILAAAVKKGNYDLILTGAQADDGAAEVGGMLAAMLDVPYASLVNTIEVQDSKLKVGREVEGGNQDMYEIEMPCVLSIQTGINEPRYVGIRGIRKVASVEIPEQGASDLGIDASTVGEKGARVKRMDYFMPEMGEGAEMLEGSTEEIIEKLIEYLKAKGGLK, from the coding sequence ATGGAAATTTTGGTATGTGTAAAGCGCGTTCCCGACACTGCTGAAAATGAGATTGAAATCAACAGCGAGGGAAACGACATCGAAAGAGACGACTTGGTGTATTCGGTCAATGAGTGGGACAACTACGCGGTCGAAGAAGCCATCCAGATCGTGGACAAAGTGGGCGGCTCAGTGACTGTCGTCACCGTCGGAGACGAGGAATCTGAAGAGGTGCTGCGCCGCGAGATGGCCATGGGCGCCCAGAACGGACTCCTGTTGACCGATGACGCCTTTGAAGGCTCCGACGGCAGAGGCATTGCCTCAATCCTGGCCGCGGCCGTCAAGAAAGGCAATTATGATCTGATCCTGACCGGCGCCCAGGCCGATGACGGGGCGGCAGAGGTTGGCGGCATGCTGGCTGCCATGCTGGATGTCCCCTATGCCTCTCTGGTCAACACCATCGAGGTGCAGGACAGCAAGCTCAAAGTCGGCCGCGAGGTTGAAGGCGGCAATCAGGATATGTATGAGATTGAAATGCCTTGTGTTCTTTCCATCCAGACAGGTATCAACGAACCCCGTTATGTCGGTATCCGCGGTATCCGGAAAGTGGCATCGGTTGAAATTCCGGAACAGGGGGCTTCAGATCTCGGCATTGATGCATCAACCGTTGGCGAAAAGGGGGCCAGAGTCAAGCGCATGGATTACTTCATGCCGGAAATGGGCGAAGGCGCCGAAATGCTGGAGGGCAGCACGGAAGAGATTATTGAAAAACTCATTGAATACTTGAAAGCCAAAGGAGGGTTGAAATAA
- a CDS encoding electron transfer flavoprotein subunit alpha/FixB family protein → MADIFAYIEHDQGVADDSALELLTAAKKIFPDAPVTAVVMGSGGDLDKAANDVAASYNAVWKVDNAAFSFPDAEAARKALVNILPADCVLLVPHAHLGMDLSPGLAIKMDSAFVPDIVDVEGLEGNTLKVIRQEFAGQVSAHVHADISSGAVVNIRPGVFQPDESKSGGGDVADKSGDTGDISVKRKYLETVQAEAGEVDITKSEVLVSVGRGVEDEDNIETMFDLAEAMGADVSCSRPIVDAKWLEKARQVGTSGQTVKPKVYMALGISGSFQHMGGVKGNPFIVAVNKNAKAPIFQVADVGIEADILEFVPELTEKIKEL, encoded by the coding sequence ATGGCTGATATTTTTGCATATATTGAGCATGACCAGGGAGTCGCGGATGATTCCGCGCTGGAGTTGCTGACAGCTGCCAAAAAGATCTTCCCGGATGCACCTGTAACTGCCGTTGTCATGGGATCCGGCGGGGATCTGGATAAGGCCGCAAATGATGTGGCCGCCTCTTACAATGCGGTCTGGAAAGTTGATAACGCTGCTTTCTCCTTTCCGGATGCCGAAGCCGCGCGCAAGGCGCTGGTCAATATTCTGCCGGCCGACTGTGTTCTGCTGGTGCCGCATGCCCATTTGGGAATGGATCTGAGCCCGGGCCTGGCAATTAAGATGGATTCCGCGTTTGTACCGGATATCGTTGATGTGGAAGGCCTTGAGGGAAATACCCTGAAGGTAATCCGGCAGGAGTTCGCCGGCCAGGTCAGCGCCCATGTCCATGCGGATATTTCCAGCGGCGCAGTGGTCAATATCCGCCCCGGCGTATTTCAGCCGGATGAAAGTAAGTCCGGCGGCGGGGATGTGGCGGACAAGTCCGGCGATACCGGAGATATCTCCGTTAAGCGCAAATATCTTGAGACGGTCCAGGCCGAAGCCGGTGAAGTCGATATCACCAAATCAGAAGTTCTCGTATCCGTTGGCCGCGGCGTTGAAGACGAAGACAACATTGAGACGATGTTTGATCTCGCCGAAGCCATGGGCGCGGATGTCTCCTGTTCACGGCCGATCGTTGATGCCAAGTGGCTTGAAAAAGCCCGCCAGGTGGGGACTTCCGGACAGACCGTAAAGCCCAAAGTCTACATGGCCTTAGGCATCAGCGGCTCATTCCAGCATATGGGCGGCGTTAAGGGCAATCCCTTTATCGTAGCCGTGAACAAAAATGCCAAGGCCCCGATCTTCCAGGTGGCAGACGTGGGCATCGAAGCCGATATCCTGGAGTTTGTGCCGGAACTGACCGAAAAAATTAAAGAACTTTAG
- a CDS encoding four helix bundle protein: MTLGHEKLDVYRLSIGYVAWVYEKADSLNGVHRPARDQWLRASQSIPLNIAEGNGKTAEADRRRYFEIARGSALECAAIQDVLVVGKALDKMESRNRKDELDRMAAMLSRLGGRGYQVREDQEVYSIDFDPDSDFDPDFDPDFDPDSEENESQP, encoded by the coding sequence ATGACCCTTGGACACGAAAAACTGGACGTCTATCGCCTTTCAATAGGCTACGTTGCATGGGTTTACGAGAAGGCCGACAGCCTGAACGGAGTCCATCGGCCCGCCCGGGATCAATGGCTTCGGGCCAGCCAGTCGATACCGCTCAATATCGCCGAAGGTAATGGCAAGACCGCGGAAGCCGACCGAAGGCGTTATTTCGAAATCGCTCGTGGCTCCGCGCTTGAGTGCGCGGCGATTCAAGATGTGCTGGTTGTCGGCAAGGCGCTGGACAAGATGGAAAGCCGGAACCGCAAGGATGAACTCGACCGTATGGCCGCGATGCTCAGCCGTCTCGGCGGAAGAGGATACCAAGTTCGAGAGGATCAGGAAGTCTACAGCATCGATTTCGATCCCGATAGCGATTTCGATCCCGATTTCGATCCCGATTTCGATCCCGATAGCGAGGAAAACGAATCCCAACCTTAG
- a CDS encoding PHP domain-containing protein yields the protein MDDRANRVIFELPDIAELNKTHSVFDLHFHTRFSDGVNTPRQVARKARSLGIGIAITDHNAVAGALEMQAFKDVLSIPGIEITSREGAHLLVYFYEYRALMHFYDVEVMPFLGKELMSSVMLTMEEIISRARKYEAVIIFPHPYCAMYTGVCNSMFTADRQKELLEMVDGVEAINAGNLKKWNLQCALLGFNMNKAITGGSDGHSLYQMGKAVTYAQTPGDRTAFLDAVRAGEVRIMGKEIAFMRKVASNGAKLRTNLKNSPDIMEKNVRYSYALINRKSRQVKARMQRRLYNRRLRKNSSL from the coding sequence ATGGATGATCGCGCCAACCGGGTGATTTTTGAATTGCCCGATATAGCAGAGTTAAATAAAACCCACAGCGTTTTTGACCTTCACTTCCACACCCGTTTTTCCGACGGCGTGAATACCCCCCGGCAAGTCGCCAGAAAGGCGAGAAGTCTGGGCATTGGCATCGCAATCACCGATCACAATGCCGTGGCCGGCGCCCTCGAAATGCAGGCGTTCAAGGATGTGTTAAGTATTCCGGGCATTGAAATCACCTCCCGGGAAGGGGCCCACCTCCTGGTCTATTTTTATGAATACAGGGCGCTTATGCATTTTTATGATGTGGAGGTCATGCCGTTTCTGGGAAAGGAGCTCATGTCCTCGGTGATGCTCACGATGGAGGAGATCATCTCCCGGGCGAGAAAGTATGAAGCGGTCATCATCTTCCCGCATCCCTATTGCGCCATGTACACCGGGGTCTGCAATTCCATGTTTACTGCGGACCGGCAAAAGGAACTGCTTGAAATGGTGGATGGCGTGGAGGCGATAAACGCCGGCAATCTTAAGAAATGGAATCTTCAATGTGCGCTGCTGGGATTTAACATGAACAAAGCCATCACCGGGGGCAGTGACGGCCACAGTCTCTATCAGATGGGTAAAGCCGTGACCTATGCCCAAACCCCCGGGGACCGGACAGCCTTTCTGGATGCCGTGCGCGCCGGCGAAGTCCGGATCATGGGCAAAGAGATTGCGTTTATGCGTAAAGTGGCGTCAAATGGTGCCAAACTCCGGACGAACCTGAAGAATTCCCCGGATATTATGGAAAAAAATGTGCGCTACTCCTACGCCCTCATCAACCGAAAGTCCCGCCAGGTAAAAGCCCGGATGCAGCGGCGTCTCTATAATCGGCGGCTGCGCAAGAACTCCTCCCTTTAG